The Deltaproteobacteria bacterium genome has a window encoding:
- a CDS encoding ferritin, with protein sequence MLSKKMEKALGDQIDAESQSAYLYLSLAGWFETQNLPGFAHWMTIQAQEELMHMKKFFDYVYQRGGRVNLGAVSAPPSEWKDALDAFTVVFNHEGHITQRINKLVDVALAEKDHATNSLLQWFVAEQIEEMKTAQDILSKLKLLGGTGPGLFMLDRDMATRALVTTPGPGA encoded by the coding sequence ATGCTGTCGAAGAAAATGGAAAAAGCGCTCGGCGACCAGATCGACGCCGAATCGCAATCGGCTTACCTCTACCTGTCGCTCGCGGGATGGTTCGAGACGCAAAACCTGCCGGGCTTCGCGCACTGGATGACGATTCAGGCGCAGGAAGAGCTGATGCACATGAAGAAGTTTTTCGACTACGTGTACCAGCGCGGCGGGCGCGTGAATCTGGGCGCGGTGAGCGCGCCGCCGTCGGAGTGGAAGGACGCCCTCGACGCCTTCACGGTCGTGTTCAACCACGAGGGTCACATCACGCAGCGCATCAACAAGCTCGTCGATGTCGCGCTCGCCGAAAAAGATCATGCGACCAACAGCCTGCTCCAGTGGTTCGTGGCCGAGCAGATCGAGGAGATGAAAACCGCTCAGGATATCCTGAGCAAGCTCAAGCTCCTCGGCGGCACGGGGCCGGGGCTCTTCATGCTCGACCGCGACATGGCCACGCGCGCGCTCGTCACCACGCCGGGGCCGGGCGCGTGA